The Paeniglutamicibacter sulfureus genome includes a region encoding these proteins:
- a CDS encoding cytochrome c biogenesis CcdA family protein translates to MEAGLVFAFAGGVLGLFSPCNAMLLPAFFAHAATSGHRLRVLGIAFLAGMLATLVPLGLGIGWLGGVLVIDRRLLLVAAAWVIVALGLIQILGGGFDLSRLLPLRTRRRRAAAGSPWGAVLLGTVAGVAGFCTGPVLGAILTLILANGSALGGGMLLASYALGMVLPVLGVAAAMRRAGTFRTGWLRGRTVTVGRFRFHTNALLAGTVTITVGILMLTTGGLLTMPDLLSAGLMDRISDAASRIDAVLPDWAWPSMLGALLLAWWIGLVRRTLRTKDAAVAPESLEEAILGDNTGVPAKARP, encoded by the coding sequence GTGGAAGCCGGACTGGTCTTCGCCTTTGCCGGCGGTGTGCTCGGACTCTTCAGCCCGTGCAACGCCATGCTGCTGCCCGCGTTCTTCGCCCATGCCGCGACCTCCGGGCACCGGCTGCGGGTACTGGGGATCGCGTTCCTAGCCGGCATGCTGGCCACGCTGGTCCCATTGGGCCTGGGCATCGGATGGCTCGGCGGCGTCCTGGTCATCGACCGCCGCCTCCTGCTGGTCGCTGCCGCCTGGGTCATCGTCGCCCTGGGACTCATCCAGATCTTGGGCGGCGGCTTCGACCTGTCCCGCCTGCTACCCTTGCGTACCCGGCGCCGACGCGCCGCGGCAGGCTCGCCGTGGGGGGCGGTGTTGCTTGGGACGGTGGCCGGCGTTGCGGGGTTCTGCACCGGACCGGTGCTGGGGGCAATCCTGACCCTCATCCTGGCCAACGGCAGCGCACTGGGCGGGGGCATGCTGCTGGCCAGCTACGCGCTGGGTATGGTGCTGCCGGTGCTCGGCGTGGCCGCGGCCATGCGCCGCGCCGGCACCTTCCGAACCGGATGGCTGCGCGGACGCACCGTGACTGTGGGCCGGTTCCGCTTCCACACCAACGCGCTGCTGGCAGGAACCGTAACAATCACCGTCGGGATCCTCATGCTCACCACCGGGGGGCTACTCACCATGCCCGACCTGCTCTCCGCTGGCCTGATGGACCGGATCTCCGACGCGGCGTCCCGGATCGATGCCGTGCTCCCGGACTGGGCATGGCCTTCCATGCTGGGAGCGCTGCTATTGGCCTGGTGGATCGGGCTTGTACGCCGAACCCTGCGCACCAAGGACGCGGCCGTGGCCCCTGAATCACTCGAGGAGGCAATCCTTGGGGATAATACCGGGGTTCCCGCGAAGGCCCGACCATGA
- a CDS encoding DsbA family protein: MQQIPENRKPAPERGDKPGTRRKVPWLWVAPIPVALAIGLLIGAQLPVGDRAPGPEASSAAVQNPGSQTPGQDTDPPAPAFPDVARLEAQDPTALGDVDAPVVMVAFTDFQCPYCAKWTEGTLPELITKYVDQGKLRIEWRDLDLFGDASLTAAHAAQAAAMQGSYVPFHTRMAEGGTIAPGSAYSAKSLRATAEDLGLDGEQFLADMDSKQAKDAVKRNLDEAQELAVMSTPVFLINQMPFVGAQPLENFVAAIDAELQQAEAGQQ; encoded by the coding sequence GTGCAGCAAATCCCCGAGAACCGCAAGCCCGCACCGGAGCGGGGGGACAAGCCTGGAACACGGCGCAAGGTTCCGTGGCTGTGGGTCGCACCCATTCCCGTGGCCCTGGCCATCGGCCTGCTCATCGGCGCGCAGCTGCCCGTCGGTGACCGGGCGCCGGGCCCGGAAGCGTCGTCCGCCGCAGTCCAAAATCCCGGCTCACAGACCCCCGGGCAGGACACCGACCCACCGGCACCCGCATTTCCCGATGTGGCGCGACTGGAGGCACAGGATCCCACTGCGCTGGGTGATGTGGATGCCCCGGTGGTCATGGTCGCCTTCACCGACTTCCAGTGCCCATACTGCGCGAAGTGGACGGAGGGCACCCTGCCCGAACTGATCACCAAGTACGTCGACCAGGGGAAGTTGCGCATTGAATGGCGTGACCTTGACCTGTTCGGCGACGCCTCCCTGACCGCCGCTCACGCCGCACAGGCCGCGGCCATGCAGGGAAGCTACGTGCCCTTCCATACGCGCATGGCCGAAGGCGGCACCATCGCCCCCGGATCCGCCTACAGCGCGAAGAGCCTCAGGGCCACCGCCGAGGACCTGGGCCTGGACGGGGAGCAGTTCCTGGCCGACATGGACAGCAAACAGGCCAAGGATGCGGTGAAGCGCAACCTAGACGAGGCCCAGGAGCTGGCCGTCATGAGCACCCCGGTATTCCTGATCAACCAGATGCCGTTCGTCGGCGCGCAGCCCCTGGAGAACTTCGTGGCCGCCATTGACGCCGAATTGCAGCAGGCCGAAGCAGGCCAGCAGTAG
- a CDS encoding Mu transposase C-terminal domain-containing protein: MMAPRSVSEKLALLGQHDGGAPWTRIAAESGVPLRTLARWSAKYRADPTSRGLQRTRRTDHGRRRIRAELIEAIEALALQRPEPTAAYIHRRVGDIAADRGLSPPSYSSVRAIIGAIAPGLRTLAQEGDAAYRDRFELVFRRATARPNEQWQADHTLLDIMVLGRKGTAVRPWLTVVLDDYSRAVAGYTLFTGAPSAEQTALALHQAVNTKTNPTWPIYGLPEVLYSDHGSDFTSERLNQVCLDTHIRLIHSRVGVPQGRGKIERFYGTITTELLPHLPGHIPHGTRGAPVTTPALTLEQLDGILEQFIVTEYNCRPHSQTHEVPVQRWGASGFIPRAPAHPEDLDLLLLTATATRKVQRDGIKFAATRYVSPILAAYVGEHVTVRFNPRDVGEIRVYFNDAFLCRAIAPELAADSVSFKELQAARSQQRRNLKKQLRQRRSLADALPSDARYVPRTAADTDTDAKQDTIEEVPPRHRLRLYETD; the protein is encoded by the coding sequence ATGATGGCCCCGCGAAGCGTTTCGGAGAAACTCGCCTTGCTGGGCCAACATGATGGCGGCGCCCCTTGGACTCGCATCGCCGCCGAGTCGGGGGTGCCGCTGCGGACACTGGCGCGCTGGTCCGCGAAGTATCGCGCCGACCCAACATCCAGGGGTTTGCAGCGTACCCGCCGTACCGATCACGGGCGCCGGCGGATCCGGGCCGAACTCATCGAGGCCATCGAGGCACTGGCCCTTCAGCGCCCCGAACCCACCGCCGCCTACATCCACCGCCGCGTGGGCGACATCGCGGCCGACCGCGGACTCAGTCCGCCGAGTTACTCCAGTGTTCGTGCGATCATCGGTGCCATCGCCCCGGGACTTCGCACGCTTGCGCAAGAAGGGGATGCCGCGTACCGGGATCGCTTCGAGTTGGTGTTCCGCCGCGCCACTGCCCGCCCCAACGAGCAGTGGCAGGCCGACCATACACTGCTGGACATCATGGTCCTGGGCAGGAAAGGGACCGCGGTGCGGCCGTGGCTCACGGTCGTGTTGGATGACTATTCCCGCGCCGTTGCCGGATACACCCTCTTCACCGGGGCCCCGTCGGCGGAACAAACCGCGCTGGCCCTGCACCAGGCCGTCAACACCAAGACCAACCCAACCTGGCCGATCTATGGCTTGCCCGAGGTGCTCTACAGCGACCACGGGTCTGATTTCACCTCCGAACGCCTCAACCAAGTCTGCCTGGACACCCACATCCGTCTTATCCACTCCAGGGTCGGCGTCCCGCAGGGGCGCGGGAAGATCGAGCGCTTCTACGGGACCATCACCACCGAGCTCCTGCCCCACCTGCCCGGCCACATCCCGCACGGGACCCGCGGCGCCCCTGTCACCACCCCCGCGCTCACCCTGGAACAGCTCGATGGGATCCTGGAGCAGTTCATCGTCACCGAATACAACTGCCGCCCCCATTCCCAGACGCACGAGGTCCCCGTGCAGCGCTGGGGAGCTTCCGGTTTCATCCCGCGCGCACCGGCGCACCCCGAGGACCTCGACTTGCTCTTGCTCACTGCGACTGCGACCCGGAAGGTGCAACGCGACGGCATCAAGTTCGCCGCCACCCGGTACGTCTCACCCATCCTCGCCGCCTACGTCGGCGAACACGTCACCGTGCGGTTCAATCCCCGCGACGTCGGGGAAATCCGCGTCTACTTCAACGATGCGTTTCTCTGCCGCGCGATCGCACCCGAGCTGGCAGCGGACTCCGTCTCGTTCAAGGAACTGCAAGCCGCTCGGTCGCAACAACGACGAAACCTCAAAAAACAATTGCGGCAACGCCGCAGCCTCGCCGATGCCCTGCCCTCCGATGCCCGCTATGTCCCGCGAACAGCTGCGGATACAGATACGGACGCGAAACAGGACACCATCGAAGAAGTCCCGCCACGACACCGATTGCGCCTCTATGAAACCGACTGA
- a CDS encoding recombinase family protein: protein MRHLGYTRVSTSSQDAQLQLDALLKDGVQKRDVFADVTSGSRSAIERPGMKKLLEYAEAGDTVVVWRVDRLGRSLVDVLNTVNLLRERGVNVRSISDGIDPATSTGRMMLNLLASLAEYERELIVERVNAGIAAARKGGTRFGRPLSDPAVIADKLAIAKDARLRGRTAEDAARLVGWSRATLYRHLGQDAGSIKSM, encoded by the coding sequence GTGAGACATTTGGGATACACGCGGGTGAGCACTTCGAGCCAGGATGCGCAGTTGCAGCTCGACGCGCTTCTCAAGGACGGGGTGCAAAAGCGGGACGTGTTTGCCGACGTCACCTCCGGAAGCAGGTCCGCGATCGAGCGACCGGGAATGAAGAAGCTCTTGGAGTATGCCGAGGCCGGGGACACCGTGGTGGTCTGGCGGGTCGACCGGCTCGGCCGGTCCCTGGTCGATGTGCTGAACACCGTGAACCTGTTGCGTGAACGCGGCGTGAATGTCCGCTCCATTTCCGACGGGATCGACCCGGCCACCTCGACCGGGCGCATGATGCTGAACCTGCTGGCCTCCCTGGCCGAGTATGAGCGCGAGCTGATCGTGGAGCGCGTCAATGCCGGGATCGCCGCCGCACGGAAAGGCGGCACTCGTTTCGGCCGGCCGCTCTCGGACCCTGCGGTGATCGCCGACAAGCTCGCGATCGCGAAGGATGCCCGGTTGAGGGGACGCACCGCCGAGGACGCGGCACGCCTGGTCGGGTGGAGCCGGGCGACGCTCTACCGCCACCTCGGACAAGACGCCGGCTCGATCAAGAGCATGTGA
- a CDS encoding type I restriction-modification system subunit M — translation MSNHASFIWGIADLLRGNFKAHQYGDFILPFTVLRRLDSVLADTKPKVLEVVAEAQAKGMPVRPVLLKTKAGHQHSFYNTSRYDLGTLIGDAENLRENLLAYINAFSENVRDIFVKYKIEDRIEELEDNNLLLLVVQRFAEVDLHPEHVSNAQMGHIFEELIRKFAEASNETAGEHFTPREVIELMVDLLFENDDAALRDGDIVRSVYDPTAGTGGMLSVAEDHLTAMNPKARLTLAGQELNAQSYAICKADMVIKGQSVDAIVNDDTLLYDGHAGTTFNYCLSNPPFGVDWKKQEKTVREEHAERGFAGRFGPGLPRVSDGSMLFLLHLIYKMREPATDSAGGRAAIVLNGSPLFTGGAGSGESNIRKWILERDYLEAIIALPTDMFYNTGISTYVWVLSKDKAPERRNKMQLVDGSKLFRKMRKGLGSKRNELGPDDIKAIVNLYGDFAATDQSKIFDTTDFFYRTITIERPLKLNFATTPDRIEAALAAKAFGKLTPETLASLPTALESMNVTLLWKNRDEFTKALKKQLKATGTELSAPQLKSLISGLSKRDDTADVCTGAKGNIEVDADLRDTENVPWNEDIHAYFNREVKPFVPDAWIDEDKTRDGCEIPFTRHFYQYTPPRILEEIDADLDAVLGRIRARLEQVKA, via the coding sequence TTGAGCAACCACGCATCATTCATTTGGGGAATCGCCGACCTGCTGAGGGGCAACTTCAAAGCTCACCAGTACGGCGATTTCATCCTTCCCTTCACCGTCCTGCGCCGCCTGGATTCAGTCCTGGCCGATACCAAGCCCAAGGTCCTGGAAGTTGTCGCGGAGGCCCAGGCCAAGGGCATGCCGGTCCGTCCGGTGCTGTTGAAGACCAAGGCCGGGCACCAGCATTCCTTCTACAACACCAGCCGCTACGACCTGGGCACCCTCATCGGGGACGCGGAAAACCTGCGCGAGAACCTCCTGGCCTACATCAATGCGTTCTCCGAGAACGTGCGGGACATCTTCGTGAAGTACAAGATCGAAGACCGAATCGAGGAACTCGAAGACAACAACCTGCTCCTACTGGTGGTGCAACGTTTCGCCGAGGTTGACCTGCACCCCGAACATGTCTCCAACGCCCAGATGGGGCACATTTTCGAGGAACTCATCCGCAAGTTCGCCGAAGCCTCCAATGAAACCGCCGGTGAGCACTTCACCCCGCGCGAGGTCATCGAACTCATGGTCGACCTGCTATTCGAAAATGACGATGCTGCCTTGCGCGACGGCGACATTGTCCGCTCGGTGTACGACCCGACAGCCGGCACCGGCGGCATGCTCTCGGTTGCCGAGGACCACCTCACCGCCATGAACCCCAAGGCCCGCCTCACCCTGGCCGGCCAGGAACTCAACGCCCAGTCCTATGCGATTTGCAAGGCCGACATGGTCATCAAGGGCCAGTCCGTGGATGCCATCGTCAACGACGACACCCTGCTCTATGACGGGCATGCCGGCACCACGTTCAACTACTGCCTGTCCAACCCGCCCTTCGGCGTGGACTGGAAGAAACAGGAAAAGACAGTCCGCGAGGAACACGCCGAGCGGGGCTTCGCCGGCCGCTTCGGCCCAGGCCTGCCCCGCGTTTCCGATGGATCAATGCTCTTCCTGCTGCACCTGATCTACAAAATGCGCGAACCAGCCACGGATTCAGCCGGGGGCCGTGCGGCCATTGTCCTGAACGGATCCCCTTTGTTCACCGGTGGCGCCGGGTCCGGCGAATCCAACATCCGCAAATGGATCCTGGAACGCGACTACCTCGAAGCGATCATCGCCCTGCCCACAGACATGTTCTACAACACCGGCATCAGCACCTACGTTTGGGTGCTCTCCAAGGACAAGGCCCCGGAGCGCCGCAACAAGATGCAGTTGGTCGATGGCTCCAAGTTGTTCCGAAAGATGCGCAAGGGCCTGGGATCCAAGCGCAACGAACTCGGCCCCGACGACATCAAGGCAATCGTAAATCTGTACGGCGACTTCGCGGCCACCGACCAGTCGAAGATCTTTGACACCACCGATTTCTTCTACCGGACGATCACCATCGAACGCCCGCTCAAGCTGAACTTCGCCACGACGCCTGACCGCATCGAGGCCGCTCTGGCAGCCAAGGCCTTCGGCAAGCTCACCCCCGAGACCCTGGCCAGCTTGCCCACCGCGCTGGAGTCCATGAACGTCACCTTGCTGTGGAAGAACCGGGACGAATTCACCAAGGCCCTGAAGAAACAGCTCAAGGCGACCGGCACCGAACTATCCGCACCCCAGCTGAAGTCACTTATCTCCGGGCTCTCCAAACGCGACGACACCGCGGACGTCTGCACCGGTGCCAAGGGCAACATCGAGGTTGACGCCGATCTGCGCGACACCGAAAATGTTCCTTGGAACGAAGACATTCACGCCTACTTCAACCGCGAAGTCAAACCCTTCGTCCCCGACGCATGGATCGACGAAGACAAAACTAGGGACGGCTGCGAAATCCCCTTCACCCGACACTTCTACCAATACACCCCACCACGGATACTCGAGGAGATCGACGCAGACCTCGACGCGGTCTTGGGACGTATCCGCGCACGCCTCGAGCAGGTCAAGGCATGA
- a CDS encoding BlaI/MecI/CopY family transcriptional regulator yields MTTSIEDTGELPFKLREAPPVGALERRVLDVLWKTRQAHTTRGMVQELTAPGGQKPAYTTVATVLGHLVDKALAERELIGGVWSYRATLTGCQFSAAHMVRTLGETNDRRRCLTRFAGMLDPQDAAFLKSLL; encoded by the coding sequence ATGACGACCTCCATTGAAGACACCGGCGAACTACCCTTCAAGCTCCGGGAGGCGCCCCCAGTAGGGGCACTGGAACGGCGTGTTTTGGACGTGCTTTGGAAGACCCGCCAGGCACACACCACGCGGGGCATGGTGCAGGAGCTCACGGCGCCGGGAGGCCAGAAACCCGCATACACGACCGTCGCCACCGTCTTGGGCCACCTGGTGGACAAGGCGCTGGCGGAACGCGAACTCATCGGCGGCGTATGGTCCTACCGTGCCACGCTCACCGGGTGCCAGTTCTCCGCCGCGCACATGGTGCGCACGCTGGGAGAGACCAACGACCGCCGGCGCTGCCTCACCCGCTTCGCCGGCATGCTCGACCCCCAGGACGCCGCCTTCCTCAAGTCCCTGCTCTAG
- a CDS encoding AAA family ATPase, with protein sequence MKPTDRTHSVLGPGDDGRRFLSADTGEMNLGPPPQHPRPPFQLTREHRRFTEFADAVRAHRYIGLCWGSPGVGKTLSARHYAGADDWEQWQMPFPEHLDPVPERVLESRTAFFTPTVSASVREIDQGLPRVCQQISYALDYAEHGVVDPFIHRESRSSGRTELLIIDEADRLKTAGLEQVRDYFDRHTMGVILIGMPGIEKRLARYPQLYSRIGFAHEYCQLTPEELTAVLTRRFPRGNDEADGGLAHATAIATIVRITGGNFRLVDRLTTQIERVQTVNALAGLTPEIVDTARRALLIGH encoded by the coding sequence ATGAAACCGACTGATCGCACCCATAGCGTCCTCGGCCCGGGAGATGACGGCCGGCGCTTTCTTTCCGCGGACACTGGCGAGATGAACCTCGGCCCGCCGCCGCAGCACCCGAGGCCGCCATTCCAGCTCACGCGAGAACACCGCCGCTTCACCGAATTCGCAGACGCCGTCCGCGCCCACCGCTACATCGGTCTGTGCTGGGGATCGCCTGGGGTCGGCAAAACCCTTTCGGCCCGGCACTACGCCGGCGCCGACGATTGGGAACAATGGCAGATGCCCTTCCCCGAGCACCTCGATCCCGTACCTGAACGCGTGCTCGAATCCCGCACCGCATTCTTCACCCCCACGGTCTCGGCAAGCGTCCGGGAAATTGACCAAGGGCTCCCGCGCGTCTGCCAACAGATTTCCTATGCTCTCGACTACGCCGAACACGGCGTCGTGGATCCCTTCATCCACCGCGAGTCACGCTCCAGCGGCCGCACCGAACTGCTCATCATCGACGAGGCCGACCGCCTCAAGACCGCCGGCCTCGAACAGGTCCGCGACTATTTCGATCGGCACACCATGGGCGTCATACTCATCGGAATGCCGGGGATCGAAAAGCGCCTGGCCCGCTACCCGCAGCTCTATAGCCGCATCGGCTTCGCGCACGAATACTGCCAACTCACCCCCGAGGAACTCACCGCAGTTTTGACCCGACGTTTCCCGCGAGGGAACGACGAAGCCGATGGCGGTCTCGCACACGCAACAGCCATCGCGACCATCGTCCGCATCACCGGCGGCAACTTCCGCCTCGTCGACCGGCTGACCACCCAGATCGAACGCGTCCAAACGGTCAACGCCCTCGCCGGACTCACCCCCGAGATTGTCGACACTGCACGGCGAGCCCTACTCATCGGCCACTAA
- a CDS encoding restriction endonuclease subunit S: MSPKPYPEYKDSGFDWLGALPTGWEARRLKFGFDLQKRPIASDMDIVTAFRDGEVTLRKNRRLGGYTEGDKQIGYQGIESGDLVIHAMDAFAGAIGVSDSRGKSTPVYNVCRPKPGVNARFFALALRHLALTGYIESLSKGIRERSTDFRWADAKNVIVPFPPQHEQYAIVDYLDRETAEIDAFIADQEELIALLAERRTTTITQAVTKGLDPNAPMKDSGVDWLGDVPEGWSVQRLSHVTSAVIDCLHSTPEKSDEGKFISIRTSCIRDGELFPEKGLTIDEPTFRERTAKGTPEAGDVFFTREAPAGEAALVDNLGHYALGQRMVLLKPSSELLDSRFLLWNIYMPHVRRYIDIEANGSTVKNLPIPDIKSIPIVVPRKDQQQRIIGYLNREISEIDEAIADARASIALSKERRAAVISAAVTGKIDVRSTSVQATNKVEAESVGVA, translated from the coding sequence ATGAGTCCAAAGCCATACCCCGAGTACAAAGACAGCGGTTTTGATTGGCTAGGGGCCCTTCCTACGGGCTGGGAAGCCCGGCGATTAAAGTTTGGATTCGACCTGCAAAAACGACCCATCGCATCGGACATGGATATTGTTACCGCTTTTCGCGATGGTGAAGTAACCCTTCGGAAGAATCGTCGCCTCGGAGGGTACACAGAGGGCGACAAACAGATCGGCTACCAAGGCATCGAATCGGGTGATCTCGTAATTCACGCAATGGACGCCTTTGCTGGAGCAATCGGCGTCTCTGACTCTCGGGGAAAATCAACACCGGTCTACAACGTATGTAGACCCAAGCCCGGAGTCAACGCCCGTTTCTTCGCACTAGCTTTACGGCATTTAGCCCTCACTGGCTATATCGAGTCCCTGTCGAAAGGAATCCGAGAACGCTCGACAGATTTTCGCTGGGCTGACGCTAAAAATGTGATCGTCCCATTCCCTCCACAGCACGAACAATACGCAATCGTCGACTACTTGGATCGCGAGACGGCTGAGATTGATGCATTCATCGCTGACCAGGAAGAACTCATCGCGCTTCTGGCTGAGCGACGTACAACGACCATCACCCAAGCCGTCACCAAAGGCCTTGACCCTAATGCGCCGATGAAGGACAGCGGGGTGGATTGGCTCGGCGATGTGCCAGAGGGATGGAGTGTCCAGCGGCTTAGCCACGTCACGAGTGCTGTCATCGATTGCCTTCACTCCACACCGGAAAAAAGTGATGAAGGAAAGTTTATTAGTATCCGAACCAGCTGCATCAGGGACGGTGAACTCTTCCCGGAAAAGGGGCTAACAATCGATGAACCCACTTTCCGAGAGAGGACGGCAAAAGGCACTCCAGAAGCAGGGGACGTGTTCTTTACGCGTGAGGCACCGGCGGGTGAAGCCGCATTGGTAGATAACCTTGGTCACTACGCACTTGGTCAACGTATGGTGCTGCTGAAGCCCTCTTCTGAATTGCTGGATTCACGATTCCTATTATGGAACATCTACATGCCACATGTCCGCAGATACATCGATATTGAAGCAAACGGATCAACCGTCAAGAATTTGCCGATTCCGGATATCAAGTCCATCCCGATCGTTGTTCCCCGTAAAGATCAGCAGCAACGAATAATCGGGTATTTGAACCGAGAAATTTCCGAGATTGATGAAGCCATTGCGGATGCGCGTGCGTCTATTGCGTTATCGAAGGAGCGTCGTGCCGCTGTGATCAGCGCCGCGGTGACGGGGAAGATCGACGTCCGCAGCACCAGCGTCCAGGCAACCAACAAAGTGGAGGCTGAGTCTGTTGGCGTTGCATAA